The following proteins come from a genomic window of Nitrosopumilus sp.:
- a CDS encoding phosphoglycolate phosphatase, whose protein sequence is MKTRTFAVDIDGTITENGGGRIHLDALDALRRLTNMGHNVIFVTGRSSVEGYLLSVFGGTTKIAVGENGGCITLDSNDHILLGNIEECKTALNVMKNNIDNVKEKLVFPRMTEVVLERTFDLDLARKLLFENNIAVELSDSQYAFHINSPGIDKGTGFSKIMEKFSILRDDVIAIGDSATDVPLFRLAKTSVALGNASEIVKSEATMTVSANAGDGVIEALDKLAPRLSDI, encoded by the coding sequence GTGAAAACAAGAACATTTGCCGTAGATATAGATGGCACCATAACTGAGAATGGTGGGGGTAGGATTCATTTGGACGCACTTGATGCATTAAGACGATTAACCAATATGGGACATAATGTGATTTTTGTAACTGGAAGATCATCTGTTGAAGGATATCTGCTATCAGTGTTTGGTGGAACAACAAAAATTGCTGTTGGGGAAAATGGTGGTTGCATTACACTTGATTCAAACGATCATATTTTGTTAGGCAATATTGAAGAATGTAAAACTGCGTTAAATGTGATGAAAAACAATATTGATAATGTTAAAGAAAAACTGGTCTTTCCTAGAATGACTGAAGTTGTTTTGGAACGAACATTTGATTTAGATCTTGCTAGAAAGTTACTCTTTGAAAACAATATTGCTGTAGAACTTTCTGATAGTCAGTACGCATTTCATATCAATTCGCCTGGGATTGACAAGGGGACAGGATTTTCCAAAATCATGGAGAAATTTTCAATTCTAAGAGATGATGTGATAGCAATTGGTGATAGTGCAACAGATGTTCCTTTGTTTAGATTGGCAAAAACAAGTGTTGCGCTTGGAAATGCTTCTGAAATTGTTAAATCTGAGGCTACAATGACTGTGTCTGCTAATGCTGGTGATGGGGTGATTGAGGCATTAGATAAATTAGCACCTAGACTATCTGATATATGA
- a CDS encoding DUF504 domain-containing protein produces the protein MVKKGAIEEIFSKALFADEPKEYRISYRDFQRIKETSLPEFLVQSNNFQTIPISRIKSIKKSNTILFEKN, from the coding sequence ATGGTTAAGAAAGGAGCAATAGAAGAAATTTTCAGCAAAGCATTATTTGCAGACGAACCTAAAGAATATAGAATTTCTTATAGAGATTTTCAAAGGATAAAAGAAACATCATTACCAGAATTTTTAGTGCAGTCAAATAATTTTCAGACCATTCCAATTAGTAGAATTAAGAGCATAAAGAAGAGTAATACGATTTTATTTGAAAAGAATTAA
- a CDS encoding GTP-binding protein yields MGIPEKIKAIQDEMAKTQINKATEHHIGLLKAKIAKLKREQEADITKKSGMKQDGFDVRRSGDATVVFIGLPSVGKSTLLNKMTGAKSAVGAFQFTTLTVVPGMMEYRGAKIQVLDLPGIIKGASTGKGLGKRILSVARTADLVLLVLDVFQPFHEDVLINELGNIGIRLNQLPPNITIEKASMGGIAIAQQVKLTKITEKHLKDILHLYGIVSARVVVREDLTSEQLADHIAGNISYSKALTILNKIDLVDKEFLKDLKTKIKSDVIEVSANSDINVDLLKEKIYEKLKFIRIYMRPKGGETDFKEPLIAREGDTVEDICNKLHRRLKREFRYGLVWGKSVKFGGQRVGLNHILLDEDVLTIIKRR; encoded by the coding sequence TTGGGAATTCCTGAGAAAATTAAAGCCATTCAAGATGAAATGGCAAAAACGCAGATTAACAAAGCTACTGAACATCATATTGGTCTTCTAAAAGCCAAGATTGCAAAGCTGAAAAGAGAGCAAGAAGCAGACATTACCAAAAAATCAGGAATGAAACAGGATGGGTTTGATGTTAGAAGAAGCGGAGATGCAACAGTAGTGTTCATTGGATTACCAAGTGTTGGGAAATCAACACTTCTAAACAAAATGACTGGAGCAAAATCTGCAGTTGGTGCTTTTCAGTTTACAACATTAACAGTTGTTCCAGGCATGATGGAATACAGAGGTGCAAAAATCCAAGTACTAGACCTTCCAGGTATTATCAAAGGTGCATCTACAGGAAAAGGACTAGGAAAAAGAATTTTATCTGTTGCAAGAACAGCTGATTTAGTATTACTTGTATTAGATGTGTTTCAGCCATTTCATGAAGATGTGTTAATTAACGAATTGGGAAACATAGGAATTAGATTAAATCAATTACCTCCAAACATCACAATAGAAAAAGCATCAATGGGAGGAATTGCAATTGCCCAACAAGTAAAATTAACAAAAATTACAGAAAAACATCTCAAAGATATTTTACATCTTTATGGGATTGTTAGTGCACGAGTTGTTGTAAGAGAAGATCTAACATCTGAACAATTGGCTGATCATATTGCCGGAAATATTAGTTATTCAAAAGCGCTTACAATTTTGAATAAAATTGATTTAGTAGACAAAGAGTTCCTAAAAGATTTGAAAACAAAAATAAAATCAGACGTTATTGAGGTATCAGCAAACTCAGATATCAATGTAGATTTACTAAAAGAAAAGATCTATGAAAAACTAAAATTCATTAGAATTTACATGAGGCCAAAGGGAGGAGAGACAGATTTCAAAGAACCACTTATTGCTAGAGAAGGAGATACTGTTGAAGATATTTGCAACAAGTTACATCGTAGATTAAAAAGAGAATTTAGATATGGTCTAGTATGGGGCAAAAGTGTCAAGTTTGGAGGACAGAGAGTAGGTTTGAATCATATTTTGTTGGATGAAGATGTACTGACAATAATTAAAAGACGTTAG
- a CDS encoding collagen-like protein has product MSSRPRIEIQGKAPFKQSGVYEVQISITDSKPSDDAIRTKQFSSLWRGNFHLRVKDGMFSEKIGSSDNPLPSSIETLDTIWIVVTDLFSSLHSVFDVPLKKPATQTHSEIKPEYIQNQKIETPKTTVRSSRSSSSSGDKGPDGPQGPPGDKGPMGPPGPPGPVGNKGPDGPQGPPGDKGSTGDKGSQGDKGLSGDKGMTGDKGSTGDKGDKGDKGIVGPPGDKGEKGSTGPLGDKGPTGLKGPLGDKGETGPTGPPGDKGLSGLRGPPGEKGDKGQQGPTGDKGLTGPTGPPGDKGPTGLSGVQGEKGLQGPSGPIGEKGPSGPLGDKGPMGPPGPHGDKGLTGPTGPLGDKGPMGPPGPIGEKGTRGIEGPIGEKGPQGPQGPAGAKGLTGVPGPQGEKGEKGAVGPIGEKGSTGPMGPTGEKGPQGPQGSQGERGTTGPSGEKGPQGPQGIQGPQGERGPTGPIGPIGEQGPVGGQGPVGPAGPRGPPGPPGEKGPSGGMSSEQKALFKDLLEILTNKNVITTEEQIKLMSYLY; this is encoded by the coding sequence GTGTCATCTCGACCCCGAATAGAAATTCAAGGGAAGGCTCCCTTTAAGCAATCAGGTGTCTATGAAGTCCAAATTTCGATCACTGATAGTAAACCTTCTGATGACGCAATACGAACTAAACAATTCTCTTCTTTGTGGAGAGGAAATTTTCATCTTAGAGTAAAAGATGGCATGTTTTCTGAGAAAATTGGATCATCTGATAATCCATTACCATCTTCAATTGAAACCCTTGATACTATTTGGATAGTTGTGACTGATCTATTTTCTTCATTACATTCTGTGTTTGACGTTCCATTGAAAAAACCTGCAACTCAAACACATTCTGAAATTAAACCTGAATATATTCAAAATCAAAAAATAGAAACTCCAAAAACAACTGTAAGATCTTCTAGATCTTCAAGTTCGTCTGGTGACAAAGGACCAGATGGTCCACAAGGTCCTCCGGGTGACAAAGGCCCTATGGGCCCACCTGGCCCGCCAGGACCTGTTGGTAATAAAGGACCAGATGGTCCACAAGGTCCTCCGGGTGACAAAGGTTCTACTGGTGACAAAGGATCACAAGGCGATAAGGGGCTTTCTGGCGATAAAGGAATGACTGGTGACAAAGGTTCTACTGGCGACAAAGGAGACAAGGGTGATAAAGGAATTGTTGGTCCTCCTGGTGACAAAGGAGAAAAAGGTTCTACTGGTCCTCTTGGCGACAAAGGTCCTACTGGATTAAAAGGTCCTCTTGGCGACAAAGGTGAAACAGGTCCAACAGGTCCACCCGGTGACAAAGGCCTTTCTGGATTAAGAGGACCTCCTGGAGAAAAAGGAGACAAGGGTCAACAAGGTCCAACTGGTGATAAAGGATTAACAGGTCCAACAGGTCCACCCGGTGACAAAGGTCCTACTGGCTTATCTGGTGTTCAAGGAGAAAAAGGCCTTCAGGGTCCCTCTGGACCAATTGGAGAAAAAGGTCCATCTGGTCCTCTTGGCGACAAAGGCCCTATGGGTCCACCTGGACCTCATGGTGATAAAGGATTAACAGGTCCAACTGGTCCTCTTGGCGACAAAGGCCCTATGGGTCCACCTGGACCAATTGGAGAAAAAGGTACCAGAGGTATTGAAGGACCAATTGGAGAAAAAGGTCCCCAAGGTCCACAAGGTCCTGCTGGTGCTAAGGGGCTTACAGGAGTTCCAGGTCCACAAGGTGAAAAAGGAGAAAAAGGTGCTGTAGGACCAATTGGAGAAAAAGGTTCAACAGGCCCTATGGGTCCTACTGGAGAAAAAGGTCCCCAAGGTCCACAAGGTTCACAAGGAGAAAGAGGAACAACAGGCCCCTCTGGAGAAAAAGGTCCCCAAGGTCCACAAGGAATTCAGGGTCCACAAGGTGAACGTGGTCCAACAGGTCCAATTGGTCCTATTGGTGAACAGGGCCCAGTAGGAGGTCAGGGTCCCGTAGGTCCTGCAGGTCCACGTGGTCCACCAGGTCCGCCAGGAGAAAAAGGTCCATCAGGTGGAATGTCGTCTGAACAAAAAGCACTGTTCAAAGATTTGTTAGAAATTTTGACAAACAAAAATGTCATCACAACTGAAGAGCAAATAAAATTAATGAGTTATCTTTATTGA
- a CDS encoding tetratricopeptide repeat protein → MKKPFGRKSKEIDGSKVKKEKVEETSLVDSDYNRKKLFKKGINLMADEKLEDAIVVFEQALRIEPNNIETLMKLGYARFHLEDYGEALKIYDKILDVDVTNPEAWNLKGLVHYEQKNFSKALDSVDKAIETDPTYAMAWYNKACFLSLLNQVPESLEALKRSIEIDVKNARRSIRDKDFSNVRIEEGFKRIQEVVVLESVRQGYHTLGSIVWTTFLDKVDAETALRKLLEKGLIVKNEKRDGLSKIPIYDLAPNVAEKLGKEKKGLFGITRKTLPKPVKNLKELSQAIQSVRESIEEEDLEKTIEIFDTFIDPAKSGEQMIENFFDEHREIRLWKIRLKDRGEEYLIENKEKMLVLFGNIEATITKKLRNEISYSADKSQ, encoded by the coding sequence GTGAAGAAACCTTTCGGGAGAAAATCAAAGGAAATAGACGGATCCAAAGTAAAAAAGGAGAAAGTGGAAGAGACAAGCCTAGTTGATTCAGACTACAATCGTAAGAAATTATTCAAAAAAGGAATCAATTTGATGGCAGATGAAAAATTAGAAGATGCCATAGTAGTATTTGAGCAAGCATTACGAATTGAACCAAACAATATCGAGACGTTGATGAAATTGGGGTATGCAAGATTCCATCTAGAAGACTATGGAGAAGCACTGAAAATATATGATAAAATCCTCGATGTGGATGTTACAAATCCAGAAGCTTGGAATCTAAAAGGATTAGTTCATTATGAACAGAAAAATTTTTCAAAAGCACTAGATTCAGTTGATAAAGCAATTGAGACGGATCCAACATATGCAATGGCTTGGTATAACAAAGCCTGTTTCTTATCATTGCTAAATCAAGTACCAGAATCCTTAGAAGCTTTGAAACGTTCAATTGAAATTGATGTAAAGAATGCAAGGAGATCAATTAGAGACAAAGATTTCTCCAATGTTAGAATTGAAGAAGGATTCAAAAGAATTCAAGAAGTTGTAGTTTTAGAATCGGTCAGACAAGGATATCATACATTAGGTTCAATTGTGTGGACAACATTTCTAGACAAAGTAGATGCAGAAACGGCATTAAGAAAATTATTAGAAAAAGGATTAATTGTAAAGAATGAAAAACGTGACGGTCTTAGTAAAATTCCAATTTATGATCTTGCACCAAACGTTGCAGAAAAATTGGGAAAAGAAAAGAAAGGATTGTTTGGGATTACAAGAAAAACATTACCAAAACCAGTGAAGAATTTGAAAGAATTAAGTCAAGCAATTCAATCAGTTAGAGAATCAATAGAAGAAGAAGATTTAGAGAAGACAATTGAAATTTTTGATACATTCATAGATCCTGCAAAATCAGGGGAGCAGATGATAGAGAATTTCTTTGATGAGCATAGAGAAATCAGATTATGGAAGATTAGACTAAAAGATAGAGGTGAAGAATATCTAATTGAAAATAAAGAAAAGATGTTAGTTTTATTTGGAAACATTGAAGCGACAATTACTAAAAAACTCAGAAATGAAATTAGCTATTCAGCAGACAAATCCCAATAA
- a CDS encoding sulfurtransferase — MTESSKIITDVDSLRSEIRDKSVRVIDVRREGDYKQDHIPTSVNLPLSNLLSDDSPERVLKLVSSMGIDDETPVVVYDDTFGALASRVAWTLEYLGHSDVTLLETTYSHWKSLGLENDSQTPEIQNKEHSMHLRPEILATSDYLESVKTRDDVILIDNRERLNFLEQHIPGAISLPYRTLASNDKILRSKDDMKRLLDNRGITGDSEIITYCGSVGTLSGLAYYALKSAGLANAKLYVRSFKEWKSLQKPTEKQEDASYWDLSAE, encoded by the coding sequence TTGACAGAATCAAGTAAAATCATTACTGATGTTGATTCTTTACGTTCTGAAATAAGAGACAAAAGTGTTCGAGTCATCGATGTTAGACGAGAAGGTGATTACAAACAAGATCATATTCCAACATCTGTAAACTTACCACTGTCAAATCTTTTATCCGATGATAGTCCTGAACGTGTTTTAAAACTTGTAAGCTCTATGGGTATTGATGATGAAACTCCAGTTGTGGTCTATGATGACACATTCGGTGCATTAGCATCTCGTGTTGCATGGACATTGGAATATCTTGGACATTCTGATGTTACCTTGCTTGAAACCACCTATAGTCATTGGAAATCACTTGGTTTGGAAAATGATTCACAAACTCCTGAAATTCAAAATAAGGAGCATTCTATGCATTTGCGACCTGAAATTTTGGCAACTTCTGATTATCTGGAAAGTGTAAAAACACGAGATGATGTGATCCTAATTGATAATAGAGAGAGACTGAATTTTCTCGAACAGCATATTCCTGGTGCCATTAGCCTTCCGTACAGAACTCTTGCTAGTAATGATAAAATTTTACGCTCAAAAGATGACATGAAAAGACTACTGGATAATCGTGGAATAACCGGCGATTCTGAAATCATCACTTATTGTGGGAGTGTTGGTACTCTTTCTGGGCTAGCGTATTATGCCTTAAAATCTGCAGGACTTGCTAATGCAAAACTATACGTTCGCTCATTTAAGGAATGGAAAAGTCTTCAGAAACCTACTGAAAAACAAGAAGATGCAAGTTATTGGGATTTGTCTGCTGAATAG
- a CDS encoding nitrite/sulfite reductase, with the protein MTTPDLKQTPADSVKPKINWARIEEADNFAKTVKLFRQGKYDEDSFRRFRLQHGAYGTRMTSDYAMVRIKLPAGEIYPHQFEKISQLSEQYSIGSAHFSTRENIQLHWVILEDVSEIFRGLAEVGLTSREACGNSVRNVMCSPLSGVCPDEEFDSTPYALATARFFLRNPMAQNLPRKFKFNFTCCEKHGMVRMVDVGLIPQIREIDGTSQRGFKIFLGGGLGNKSYVGHQLEEFTSDEDLLYTSIAVMRIFDRLGDRKNLARNRMRYLVNDMGWEKFQNLVFKERAIVRATQSIVTQLDVDITPDEIKRPIRISDESGGTIPDGYARWLKTNTVKQKQSDYRSVFITLEAGDITANQLRALGDLIRDFSSEGKARCGFVQNVALRYVLEDDLPRLYSKLLEVGLAKSGALTMTAPIGCSGTTSCNLALTNSHRLAKEIQRKFLELRLDEDDDLNDSSIKISGCPNSCGQHGIATIGFFGGGARVGKDMYPNYQMSLGGRSDGDTMLGEICLRIPAKRVIPIILKIIELFKEKKKPDDTLKSWIHRVVNGNEDSDIKSINDIKKVLEPLIIPPTKDDDPDFYLDYGSDTSYHTKTGKGECAA; encoded by the coding sequence TTGACAACACCTGATCTTAAACAAACTCCCGCTGATTCTGTAAAGCCTAAAATCAATTGGGCTAGAATCGAAGAAGCTGATAATTTTGCTAAAACTGTAAAACTGTTCCGTCAAGGAAAATATGATGAAGATAGTTTTAGAAGATTTAGGCTTCAACATGGTGCATATGGAACCAGAATGACCAGTGACTATGCAATGGTTAGAATCAAACTTCCTGCTGGAGAAATTTATCCACACCAATTTGAAAAAATATCTCAACTCAGTGAACAATATTCCATTGGCAGTGCGCATTTCTCTACTAGAGAAAATATTCAATTACATTGGGTAATACTTGAAGATGTATCTGAAATCTTTAGAGGTCTTGCCGAAGTAGGTCTGACTTCTAGAGAGGCATGTGGAAATTCAGTACGCAATGTAATGTGTAGCCCATTATCTGGTGTTTGTCCTGATGAAGAATTTGATTCAACACCGTATGCACTTGCAACTGCGCGGTTCTTTTTAAGAAATCCCATGGCCCAAAATCTTCCCCGTAAATTCAAATTCAATTTTACCTGTTGTGAGAAACATGGAATGGTAAGAATGGTTGATGTCGGTCTTATTCCACAAATTAGAGAGATTGATGGAACTTCTCAACGAGGTTTCAAAATTTTCCTTGGTGGTGGATTGGGCAATAAATCTTATGTTGGACATCAATTAGAAGAATTTACTTCCGACGAAGATTTACTTTACACTTCAATTGCAGTAATGAGGATATTTGATAGATTAGGTGATAGAAAAAATCTTGCAAGAAACAGAATGAGATATCTTGTAAATGATATGGGTTGGGAGAAATTCCAAAATCTTGTATTCAAAGAAAGAGCAATTGTAAGGGCTACACAATCAATTGTAACACAACTTGATGTTGACATTACTCCTGATGAAATAAAAAGACCGATCAGAATTTCCGATGAAAGTGGCGGAACAATTCCTGATGGTTATGCACGATGGCTTAAAACAAATACTGTAAAACAAAAACAGTCTGATTATCGTTCCGTGTTTATCACCCTTGAAGCTGGTGATATTACTGCAAATCAATTACGTGCATTAGGTGATCTTATTCGTGACTTTTCGTCTGAGGGTAAGGCTCGTTGTGGATTTGTGCAAAATGTTGCATTGCGCTATGTACTAGAGGATGATTTGCCCCGATTGTACTCTAAACTACTTGAAGTGGGATTGGCAAAATCTGGCGCATTGACCATGACTGCTCCTATAGGCTGTTCTGGAACCACTTCCTGTAATTTGGCATTAACAAACTCTCATAGACTTGCAAAAGAAATCCAAAGAAAATTCCTAGAATTGAGGTTAGATGAAGATGATGATCTAAATGATTCTTCTATTAAGATAAGTGGTTGTCCAAATTCATGTGGCCAACATGGAATTGCAACCATTGGTTTCTTTGGAGGGGGAGCACGTGTTGGAAAAGACATGTATCCGAATTACCAGATGTCATTAGGCGGTCGTTCAGATGGTGACACTATGCTTGGTGAAATATGTCTCAGAATTCCTGCAAAACGAGTAATTCCTATCATTTTGAAAATAATTGAACTCTTCAAAGAAAAGAAAAAACCTGATGACACTTTAAAATCGTGGATTCATAGAGTTGTAAATGGCAATGAGGATTCTGATATAAAATCCATAAACGACATCAAAAAAGTTTTGGAACCATTAATCATTCCTCCTACGAAAGACGATGATCCTGATTTCTATCTTGATTATGGTAGTGATACTAGCTATCATACAAAAACTGGAAAAGGTGAATGTGCTGCTTGA
- a CDS encoding sulfide-dependent adenosine diphosphate thiazole synthase, producing the protein MQEATVAEQSNKIFTDVREVEITRAIANEFHDVLIDRADSDVIIIGAGPAGLTASRELSNMGFKVLVIEQNNYLGGGYWLGGYMMNPVTVREPAQKFWDELGIPYKKVADGLYLTPGPHAVSKLIAAACDAGVKFLQLTKFDDLVLKNGRVTGIVVNWMPVSALPRNITCVDPVALEAKIIIDASGHDSVAVKRLVDRGLAKWKGMEPMHVNDGEEHVVHKTGEVYPGLVAAGMSVTETHGLARMGPTFGSMLYSGKKAAEITAAKIKELER; encoded by the coding sequence ATGCAAGAAGCAACAGTTGCAGAACAATCAAATAAAATTTTTACAGATGTACGTGAGGTTGAAATCACACGTGCAATAGCAAATGAATTTCATGACGTGTTAATTGACAGAGCAGATTCAGATGTAATAATTATCGGAGCTGGTCCAGCAGGATTAACAGCAAGCAGAGAACTTTCAAACATGGGCTTCAAAGTTCTCGTAATTGAGCAAAATAACTATCTAGGAGGAGGTTATTGGTTAGGAGGTTACATGATGAATCCAGTAACAGTCAGAGAACCAGCACAAAAGTTTTGGGATGAATTAGGAATACCATACAAAAAAGTTGCAGATGGATTATACTTAACCCCCGGGCCACATGCAGTATCAAAATTAATTGCTGCAGCATGTGATGCAGGCGTAAAATTCCTTCAACTCACAAAGTTTGATGATTTAGTATTGAAAAATGGCAGAGTAACAGGAATTGTTGTGAATTGGATGCCAGTTTCAGCATTACCACGAAATATCACTTGTGTAGATCCAGTTGCATTAGAAGCAAAAATAATCATCGATGCATCAGGACATGATTCAGTTGCAGTAAAAAGACTAGTAGATAGAGGACTGGCAAAATGGAAGGGAATGGAGCCAATGCATGTCAACGATGGAGAAGAGCACGTAGTTCACAAAACTGGAGAAGTTTATCCAGGATTAGTTGCAGCTGGCATGTCAGTCACAGAAACACATGGACTAGCAAGAATGGGACCAACGTTTGGTTCGATGCTATACTCTGGAAAGAAAGCAGCTGAAATTACAGCAGCAAAAATCAAAGAACTTGAAAGATAG
- a CDS encoding Fic family protein — translation MVSVISREKNGKKYYSLKHTTGNRQKEKYLGLRVPKNIEEIKKEFLLEFYHEQWDTQIGTIAKNYQKEVKNKPPSIKQKDFESFGISFTYNTQRMEGSSLTEADTRDLLIHGVTPTKKSQIDSIETKKHYDLFMKLVTSKNTKITKKTVMDWHKEIFGQTKIGEAGNLRTYRVGVITNDKIEFAPVQKIPERMDSFFKWLNKNKTTNFVELAALAHYYFVTIHPFGDGNGRISRLIMNYILFVHGCPFMQIKNNDRRTYFKALEKSQIKRDEIHFLKWFMRYYIKSNRNL, via the coding sequence GTGGTCTCTGTTATTTCAAGGGAGAAAAATGGGAAAAAATACTATTCCCTAAAACACACCACTGGGAACAGGCAAAAAGAAAAGTATCTTGGATTGAGAGTTCCAAAAAACATTGAAGAGATAAAAAAAGAATTTCTGCTGGAATTTTATCATGAGCAATGGGATACACAAATAGGGACAATAGCAAAAAACTACCAAAAAGAGGTAAAAAACAAACCCCCATCAATAAAGCAAAAAGACTTTGAGAGTTTTGGAATATCATTTACATACAACACACAGAGAATGGAGGGTTCAAGTCTAACTGAGGCAGATACCAGGGACTTGCTGATACATGGAGTAACACCTACCAAAAAATCCCAGATTGACAGCATAGAGACTAAAAAGCACTACGATCTGTTCATGAAACTTGTAACATCAAAGAACACAAAGATTACAAAGAAGACGGTGATGGATTGGCACAAAGAAATTTTTGGTCAGACAAAAATTGGCGAGGCAGGCAATCTCAGAACGTATCGTGTCGGCGTAATTACAAATGACAAGATAGAGTTTGCTCCAGTACAAAAGATTCCAGAAAGAATGGATTCGTTTTTCAAATGGCTAAACAAAAACAAAACAACAAACTTTGTAGAACTTGCAGCACTTGCTCATTATTACTTTGTAACCATCCATCCATTTGGAGATGGGAACGGAAGGATATCCAGGCTGATTATGAACTACATCCTGTTTGTCCATGGATGTCCGTTTATGCAGATCAAAAACAACGACAGACGCACATATTTTAAGGCATTAGAGAAATCTCAGATTAAAAGAGATGAAATTCATTTTCTAAAGTGGTTTATGAGATATTACATTAAATCAAACAGGAATTTATGA
- a CDS encoding DUF6775 family putative metallopeptidase, producing the protein MKISKIILYDEPTVLEIQLEKLEKFLEDAFPIQIEIRDNFFRNLNDETYKKIASTRIFDIKKPFQKHNVSMEDILIEKENIDTSEKEEMALYDGIELYKVISEQIPKEENNMDVLNIIFTNKLTGTFDENDFRYHARALIGSNPTIISTTGIIEAPAKPKQYYLDLMTNFSNEEIDTIKKKYEGEFLEYHDSRISEAIEGYLLQAIIYYETGEAFCTDKECRLYNAHWQKELISTQLKNKKFCDKHKEMLKKLT; encoded by the coding sequence TTGAAAATTTCCAAAATTATTCTATACGACGAACCAACAGTTTTAGAAATTCAATTAGAAAAACTAGAAAAATTTCTTGAAGATGCATTTCCAATACAAATAGAAATCAGAGACAACTTTTTCAGAAATTTAAATGATGAGACATACAAAAAAATTGCCAGTACAAGAATTTTTGACATAAAAAAACCATTTCAAAAACACAATGTGTCTATGGAGGACATTTTAATTGAAAAAGAAAACATAGACACGTCTGAAAAAGAAGAAATGGCATTATATGACGGAATCGAGCTTTACAAAGTCATTTCAGAACAAATTCCAAAAGAAGAAAACAACATGGATGTTCTGAACATTATTTTTACAAACAAACTAACAGGCACATTTGATGAAAATGACTTTAGGTATCATGCCAGAGCATTGATTGGTTCTAACCCAACAATTATTTCAACTACAGGAATAATAGAAGCACCTGCAAAGCCAAAACAATATTATCTTGATTTAATGACAAATTTTTCAAACGAAGAGATTGACACAATCAAGAAAAAATACGAGGGAGAGTTTTTAGAGTATCACGATTCACGAATATCAGAAGCTATTGAAGGATATCTTCTACAAGCCATCATATATTATGAAACGGGTGAAGCATTTTGTACAGATAAAGAGTGCAGGTTGTATAATGCACATTGGCAAAAAGAATTAATTTCGACTCAATTAAAAAATAAAAAATTTTGTGATAAACATAAAGAAATGCTAAAGAAATTAACTTAA